In one Salvelinus fontinalis isolate EN_2023a unplaced genomic scaffold, ASM2944872v1 scaffold_0661, whole genome shotgun sequence genomic region, the following are encoded:
- the LOC129846938 gene encoding zinc fingers and homeoboxes protein 1-like — protein MASRRKSTTPCMVLPSSNVMEEQDADMQVGEDGAESAAEGLTDAAVVSTDPETEHDISHSSGEDGVTCTGVKRSNQPTLEQTLSDLLSDGGYTQHETEESDDPASAGISLSKTPIMKMRGKSEPKRIAVSLKAAEESDGMGESEGEQEPIEAPLGLGSLTPVEKMSPHYTESMKHSVLLNIPNMMSSEHKKSSVLSSNMSGLQLPPGLAQVLSALQAQQSAQAQLLIPVSSIPSYNQSMDTNTVLVNTYKKFPYPSVSEIMGLSAQTKFSEEQIKIWFSAQRLKHGVSWTPEEVEEARRKQFNGTVHTVPQTITVIPAHQLSAAANGLQSILQTCQIVGQPGLVFTQVGTPVTTPITLTVAGMPSHSQVPKMSSHQTSPAVSEMKRATTVQPPSLTPQENSALSADHFGMRPKKSKEQLAELKASYLKNHFASDAEIARLMTLTGLTKGEIKKWFSDTRYNQRNSKNSNVIVFHDSQSPRGHSSGTTIVIDSSDETPHSPPPTPSVKEKEPRSKTWNSFPDFTLQKFKEKTAEQLVVLEESYQKGSTPSDDELTRLRTETKLTRREIDAWFTEKRKVVEAESPELKAERMESEATSSRKGSQTPPGSRRPNRGDKNIGKKTPEQLHVLKSAFVRTQWPSTEEYDKLAEESGLPRVYVVNWFGDTRYSFKNGNVKWFFHYQSGNVEGLNGNKNRKRRIRNRGWGRSRSRKAKRSTSTEKSPPLPIIKLKSGKDILKEYYLKHKLLNEQDLDELVTKSSMGYEQVREWFAEIHKREDMVADPFGDAEVNVEQQEEEALLGENEMVPEEQDDTVVGEEDDEEEEEEDDDDTDESDSWEPSQGARKTQSE, from the exons ATGGCAAGCAGGAGGAAGTCAACAACACCTTGCATGGTCCTGCCTTCTTCTAACGTGATGGAGGAGCAGGATGCAGACATGCAGGTGGGGGAGGATGGAGCTGAGAGCGCTGCAGAGGGACTTACAGACGCCGCTGTGGTCTCCACTGACCCAGAGACAG AGCACGACATCAGTCATTCCAGCGGAGAGGACGGTGTCACCTGCACAGGAGTGAAACGCAGCAACCAACCAACCCTGGAGCAGACGCTCAGTGACCTTCTCTCGGATGGGGGTTACACACAGCATGAGACGGAAGAGAGTGATGACCCCGCCTCAGCTGGCATCTCACTCAGCAAAACCCCCATCATGAAAATGAGGGGTAAATCGGAACCGAAGAGGATCGCCGTGTCTCTGAAAGCAGCCGAGGAGAGTGACGGGATgggagagagtgaaggggagCAGGAGCCTATCGAAGCACCTCTGGGGCTGGGTTCCCTCACTCCTGTAGAGAAGATGAGCCCACATTACACTGAGTCCATGAAACACAGTGTTCTCCTGAACATTCCCAATATGATGTCATCAGAGCATAAGAAATCTTCTGTCCTCAGCTCCAATATGTCTGGACTCCAGCTCCCTCCTGGTCTGGCCCAGGTCCTCTCAGCTCTGCAGGCCCAGCAG AGCGCCCAAGCCCAGCTCCTCATCCCCGTCAGCAGCATCCCCTCATACAACCAATCCATGGATACCAACACAGTCCTGGTCAACACCTACAAGAAGTTCCCGTACCCTTCAGTATCAGAGATCATGGGTCTGTCGGCTCAGACCAAATTCAGTGAGGAGCAGATAAAGATCTGGTTCTCTGCCCAGCGTCTGAAGCACGGGGTCAGCTGGACACCCGAGGAG GTGGAGGAGGCCAGGAGAAAGCAGTTCAACGGGACTGTGCACACGGTGCCTCAGACCATCACTGTTATCCCGGCCCACCAGCTCTCTGCTGCGGCCAACGGCCTGCAGTCTATCCTCCAGACCTGTCAGATAGTAGGGCAGCCAGGCCTGGTTTTCACACAG GTTGGCACACCTGTGACCACACCCATCACCTTGACAGTAGCAGGGATGCCAAGCCACAGCCAGGTCCCCAAGATGTCCTCCCACCAGACCAGCCCAGCCGTCAGTGAGATGAAGAGAGCCACCACTGTCCAGCCTCCCTCCCTGACCCCACAGGAGAACTCGGCCCTCAGCGCCGACCACTTTGGAATGCGTCCCAAGAAGTCCAAGGAGCAGCTGGCGGAGCTGAAAGCCAGCTACCTGAAGAACCACTTTGCCAGCGACGCAGAGATCGCCAGGCTCATGACGCTGACCGGCCTCACCAAAGGGGAGATCAAGAAGTGGTTCAGCGACACGCGCTACAACCAGCGCAACTCCAAGAACAGCAACGTCATCGTGTTCCACGACAGCCAGAGTCCCAGGGGTCACAGCAGCGGCACCACCATCGTCATTGACTCCAGCGACGAGACCCCTCATTCTCCACCGCCCACACCATCCGTCAAAGAGAAAGAGCCACGCTCCAAGACCTGGAACTCCTTCCCAGACTTCACATTGCAGAAGTTCAAGGAGAAGACAGCAGAGCAGCTGGTGGTTCTTGAGGAGAGTTACCAGAAGGGAAGTACTCCGTCTGACGACGAACTGACCCGGCTGAGGACGGAGACCAAGCTGACCAGGAGAGAGATCGACGCCTGGTTCACAGAGAAGAGGAAGGTAGTGGAGGCAGAGTCACCTGAGCTGAAAGCAGAGCGGATGGAGAGCGAGGCTACCTCGTCTAGAAAAGGATCCCAGACCCCTCCGGGTAGCCGGCGGCCAAACAGGGGGGACAAGAACATTGGAAAGAAAACCCCCGAGCAGCTCCACGTCCTGAAGAGTGCCTTTGTCCGTACCCAATGGCCCTCCACAGAGGAATATGACAAGCTGGCAGAGGAGAGCGGGCTGCCCAGGGTCTACGTAGTTAACTGGTTCGGAGATACCCGGTACTCCTTCAAGAACGGCAACGTCAAGTGGTTCTTCCACTACCAGAGCGGCAACGTAGAGGGACTGAACGGCAACAAaaacaggaagaggaggataCGTAACCGAGGCTGGGGGAGGTCTCGGAGCAGGAAGGCCAAGAGGTCAACCAGCACGGAGAAGTCACCACCACTGCCCATCATCAAGTTGAAGTCTGGGAAAGACATTCTGAAGGAGTATTACCTGAAGCACAAGTTGTTGAATGAGCAGGACCTGGATGAGCTTGTGACCAAGTCTAGTATGGGATACGAGCAGGTGAGAGAGTGGTTCGCTGAGATACACAAGAGGGAAGATATGGTTGCTGATCCGTTTGGGGATGCTGAGGTAAACGTGGAGCAGCAGGAAGAGGAAGCGTTGCTGGGTGAGAATGAGATGGTACCTGAAGAGCAGGATGACACCGTGGTGGgcgaggaagatgatgaggaggaggaggaggaggatgatgacgaCACTGATGAAAGTGATTCTTGGGAGCCCTCTCAGGGTGCCAGAAAAACACAGTCGGAGTAG